The genomic DNA AACCACAGTGGGATAACCCAGGAGAACAGATCCCAAAGGACTTCTGCTGGAGGCTGGGGCACAGGGCAGGCTGGGCCTTTCCCTTCAGGGAGGGGACGGGAGCAGCCACAGCTGAACCCACCAGCTGGGAGATGGAACTGCTCTGAGCTTGAAATTGGGGAAGACAGGATTCAggacaatgtataaaaatactcaacatctCCTGAGCGTTCACAATGAgacaggccctgttctaagcacttgacATGGAGGTAATGTTCTAAGCACTTGACATGGAGGtaagtcatttaattctcacagagaggaaactgaggttcagagaggggaagtgactggcccaaagtcacacagctggtgagtggctgagtcaggacttgaacccaggtaaGCTGGCTCTGGAGTCCATGCTTTTAACTGCTTTTCTCCCCTCTGGGCCTTCCAAGCCCAGGAGGCTAATATAAATTAGGGGAGTGAGCACTGGGTTGAGGGTCAGTACCCCTTTGCCATTCCCAGGCATGTCACCCAGCAAGACCACCTCGGTGAGCTCAGCTTCCTTACCTGCAAAATGGGGGTCATGATAGAACCCACGGCCAGGGTTGAGGTAAGGATTAGTAATAACATACTGTAGTGACTGGGGCTCAGTAACTCCTCTAAATTATGAAACTAACATATGCACATGGTAAAATAATATGGTATAAAAGGGGACACAGTAAAAAGTGAGGTCCCCCTCCTACGTCACACCTGTAATTCTTCTCCCCACAGTTAACCACCATCAAAGCTTTTGTGTCACCTTCTGGAAATTTTCCATGCACATAAAGAAAGAGAAGCTGAATAGGATAGTGGTTAAGGACAAGAACTGCCTGGTCCAAACCCTGGCCCTGCTGCTTACCAGCTATGTGAAGCTTCGGCAAGTTACCTGTCATATGGGGTTAATAAAACTAAGTCCCTGTTTTATAgggtagttgtgaggattaaatgagtcaatctATGTAAAGCATTTAACAAATTCTCTGGTACATGGTCATctaataaatatacacatacagtgGATCCTTTCTGGCGGACATTGAAGTAGCCTTTTGCTatcacaaacaatgctgcaaGACATGTCCTAGTCTACCTGTCATTGGGCACAAGTGCAAGAATCTCTGTGGGATAAATTCCTGGTGgagaaattgctgggtcaaacaGTAGTGCCCTTGTAATTTCAACTAAGTTGGGGATGAGTGAATCCTCACAGCAGGCAGGGCAGAGGAAAAGAGGTCCACAAAGCAGGGAGGATGAGGGAAGAAGCAGGATGGTTCTGTCTCTGAGGTCCAGGGAGGGCCGTGCCTCCCCCTGCAACCCAGTGGATACAGCAGCTCCCCAGGCCCCTGGCCAGGCAGATGGAGGGTTTAATTTTATCCAGGTTGTCCCCATAAAGGTTTTATAGGGAATTGGCTGATTGGATTAGAGGAGCAGGAGCCCCTAATGAGCAGCAGCTGATTAACAAAATGCTGAAGCTGAACAATGTTCCTTTGCCACCATCCACCACGGCAGCATCCAGGCTCTGATCGGGACCCCCTGGCTGCCAAAGACACTTCAGAATGTATATGCCTTCCTTGAACATTCCTCTAGGTCCCAGACATCCCAGAAGAGGTAGAGAGCAAGGGGTCAAGAGCACAGGTTTGGGGGTAAGACAAAAGGTCTCTGTCTGCTGAAATTACTgtgagaccttggacaagtcactcccctccctgagcctcagagaATAATGGGGCCTACATTCATGGGGTTGTCATGAGGACTAAAGGAAGTCAAGCCCATGAAGTGCTCAGTACAGGGTCTGGAACAGAGAGCCTAATAAATGGTAGCTGGCGatggggtgagggggagggataaattgggagattgggattgacatatacacactactacatataaaatagataactaatatagcacaaggaacaattctcaatactctgtgataacctatatggggaaagaatttttaaaagagtggatatatgtgtatgtataactgcttcactttgctgtacagcagaaactaaacaccacattttaaatcaactatattccaataaaatttgttttaaaaaaattggtagCCCAGAACGTAAGGATGAAGAATAAAGCCGGCTACTCTGGATCCCACCGCAGAAGGCCCTGAGAACAAGGTACATAGTTACAGCTTCCCACCTTCATGTTATGGGAGCATTTTAGCAGTTGCCTCAACTACCTCCTAGGGAATGCGCCAGGTTTCCCAGTCCGAGAAATGGGTTGTGTGATTTACGTTTCCAAGTAAGGTTTAAAGGACTTACTGGAGCTGATACTCGGCTTTGTGTCTGATCCAAAAGGGCAAATTGACAGTGAGAACCTTCagatgggaaggaggggaagagctCAAAGGAagttcccccccacacacacccattcCTCCTTTTATCTGATCTGAGACCCACTCTTCTGAGTAGTCCCACGAGTCACAACAGCAAGTACCCCATTGATCTAGGCAGTAGccggttaagagcacaggctcggggGCAGGGAGGTAAGGATTAGACTATTCCAGCGTGAGTTTTCGCGCCTGTGAGTTCACTTCTCCGAACCACAGGccccttcctcacctgtaaaagcgGGATGATAATGGTTCCAAAGACTGACGGACGCGCATTCTGGGGTCAGGCACTGCCGGGGCGCACACCCGCCGCCGCCAAGCGGATCTCCTGGCCGGGGAGGCAGCCGCTGTCCACACCCCAGCGGGCAGATTCCCCCGCGGCCTCCCGCGCCGCGCGCCGGGGACCCGGGTGATTGCAAACAGCCACCGGCCTCATTAGGAGACGTGTAATTAGCGGCTGGCGCAGCCGGAGCAGACACCGGCTAATTACCGCGGGGAGCGGGCTGAGCCGCCGGCGCCGCCCCTCCCGGCCGCCCGGGACCCTCGTGTGGCCTCCAGGCAGGCCGCCCGGCCTGGTCGGAGGAGCGGAGGCCCAGGACCGCTCCGCTGTGCTTCCCCTGGGGCTATGCCTGCGGGTAGCGGTAAATCATTCGCTCAAATCTGCGTTTACTGTGCACTCATTGTGCCAGGCGTTTGCCCACGATTTCTGGTTTAAATTTCATATGCACCCATGAGGGAGGGACCATTATTATCCTgttgcacagatgaggaaactgagatcttGGAGACGCGAATCAACCGCCTCACAGCACGTGGCTGGTAAACGACGGAGAGGAGATTCTAATTTACGTCTGTAGTCTCTCCAGTGTATACGAAGTGGACAGCGAAACCGTGCACCGGAGGACATCAGCGGTGTGGACCGGAGCAAGGACCACGGGGTCGGATGGCCTGGAGTTCGAATTCTGATCCTGCTCCTTATTGGATGTGTGACTTTGCTGAAAGCCCCAACGGCATCTATAAAATTGGCGCGGTGTTTGGATTAAGTGAGTTGAAggctgggaagtgttaggggagTTACTTTAGGGACGGGACGGGAGGGGGGAAGTTCAGAGGCTGAGACTTTCTCCACGCACTACGAGCCTCTGACGCCCCCTGCTGACCAAAGGAGGACGCTGGCGGGAACAGTTTTTGGATAAAGAGGTGGTTTTTGGGTGAGGGGCAAAGAGCCCTGGTCCCTCAGCAGGACCACagctctccctcttccccttacTTCCTTAGCATCCCTCTTTTAAGGTGACTTAGAGTGAGAGATGGAAAAATTGAGAACTCATCTTGCAAACAATCGGTTGTGAAACCCGACTCCCTTCAGGGACCTCACAGAGCCCACCAAGTCCATGACAGGTCTACAAATAATCAGGGATGGATATAAAGAGCTTGTTACAAGGCTGGGCATCGAAGTGCTGGGTATAACAAGAAAATCTGGAACTAATTTAAACGTCCATCGTGGGAATATTGACCAGTTTAGCAGCTGAAAAATAACCTTGAAGAACAGTTGACATTAAAATATAGTCAAATGACAAGAATGAATCGTACAGACAATATGTTGAGAGAAAGGAGCCAGAcgcgcacacacaaacatgctgttggagatttatatttatataaagtatatatatatttatataaagtatatttatataaagtatatttatataaagttatataaaGGACAGGCAAAGCTAATCTATCGTGATAGAAGTCAGAATAGAAGCCATTTCTGGGAAGGTTTATGGCTGGGAGAGGGCACAGGAACCTTCCTGGGTGCTGGAAATGCTCTCTTAATGTGGGCAATGGTTGCAAAAGTCTATACGTATGTAAAAATTCAGTGAGTTGTACACTTAATATGCGCTTTATGTATGTTATGCCACactaagacaatttttaaaaaagatattcaaggggaaaaaaagaagagtactAAACAGTatgatcctatatatatatattttttgtctgctttgggtcttgttgctgcgcgtgggctttctctagttgcggcgagcggggggctactcttccttgcggtgcacaggcttcttattgtggtggcttctcttgttgtggagcacggactctaggcacgcgggcttcagtagttttggcacgcagactcagtacttgtggcacacagtctcagtagttgtggcacacgggcttagttgctccacggcatgtgggatcttcccggacaagggctcgaacccgtgtaccctgcattggcaggcgggttcttaaccactacgccaccagggaagtccagtatgatcctattcttaaaaagaaaataaaaggaaaaatataatttaacatacGGCAGAAGTTCTcatctcatactttttttttgtctcaggACCCCTTTTCACTCATTAAATTATTGAGgatcccaaagagcttttgttttgtGGGATATATTGATATTTACCATGTCTGTTAAAACTGAGAAGTGTTTAAAACACAATACACAATTCTCTTAGCCATCAGAGCAATAATGTCAGCACTGTTATGTGGCCTCTGGAAAACTTCACTGTCCACTCTGAGACAGTGAAACAAAtaacatcttagtattattatgaaagtaATTTGATCTTGGGAACTTCCTGAAAGAGTCTCAGAAAACCCAGGGCTTCCTGGACCTCACTGGAGAACTGCTGGCACAGggggaaaatgaaggaagaaaacccACTACATTATAAATTATTCTCTCTCGGTGCTgggattataatttatttttatttgcttctttgtGCATTTCTGTTCcacacagaaaatataaagaccaCGGATGGTTtttgcaaacaaaaaacaagacaatACACCCGACTCCATAAGGTTGTTGAAAGGCCTAAGCAGTAATAACATATTTGGCTGTATGGGGAAATTAAACCGAGCTCTAATCTGAAAATAAGGGTCTGATTTCCCCTTTGTCAATCCCTGGCCTGTGAGTGCAAAGTGTTGCCTTCAAAAGTTCCACCGTCCATCTTGGGGAGAAAATATAAGTGCACACACGACTGTGTTGCAAGCTAATAGAAGGTAAACGTCCTGGAGGTTCCGAATGCCGCGGCTGCGTCCTACACAGCGGTGGAAACTCCAGCGTGGGGCGTAACCACCCATCACAGCACAAGGTGTTCAATCTTGGAATCCAGCTCCCAAACAACTCAAATCAGCGAATATCTGAGCAGGCCGCCTGCGCTCCTCAGAGGGAGGAGGAGCTCGAAGGAGACCGACACGGGGCTCCGCCTACATTCTAGCTCCGCCTCTCCCTCTGAGTGGCTGCCAGGACAACTTCCCATTGGCCGCCGACCAGAAAGCAGACATCCGGTTTGCGGATCCGCCTGCTGGAGGCGGAGGCCGCAATGGTGCGGTTCAAGCACAGGTAAGCAGACCCTTGCCCGGTCCCCAGCGGCCTGGCCCCGCGCTCACCGCCCTCTCGCCCGCCTTAGGTACCTGCTCTGTGAAGTGGTGTCTGACGACCCCCGCTGCCGCCTGAGTCTGGAGGACCGAGTGCTGGGCGGCCTGATACGGGACACGATTGCCCGCGTGCACGGGACTTTCGGCGCGGCCGCCTGCTCCATCGGCTTCGCGGGTGCGAGGGTGCTGGGGAACCGGGGGCTGGCGGGACGTGGAGGGGGCAGTGgccagaggagggagaaagaaggggcACAAGCGACCCCAGCAACTGCCAAGCCCTGTGCACAGTCCTATGTAAGATATAATCCTTTAGGACTTTGCTGGAGGCCTAATGGTTAAGCCTCctcgcttccaatgcagggggcacgagttcgatcccaggagggggaactaagatcccacatgaagggggtgggggtggggcaaaataaattttaaaaatatatcgtCCTTTTTAGGAATCTCGGATCCGAGCCCAAAGTCTGCGTGAGTCCAGAGTTAGGCGGAGAGCTAAGAGCAGTAAGCAGTGAGACTTTGGGCAAGAACCCCCTGTACCTATTTGACATATGTATTGTTTAACAGGatggtgaaaattaaatgagggaAGCCGTGTATGGTTCTAAGTTACTTGACTGGTTACGTTGACATCACATGGAAAAAACATTGTCAAAATTAACCCTGAAAAGGGCCTGTGAAGTACAGAATGTGTGTAGGTAAATGTAGAAGGCCCTTTCAACAGGCACTCTATGTAAACTCATTCTCTTACCATCTACTCAAAATTGAATCCAGTATAAGGAATGCACGTAGGCACAACTCTCCTACATCAGGTGAGACCCAGCAGCTGCTACAAGAACCTGCATAGACCAGTTGCAGAGCAACTTGCTTTTCAGCCAAGGGTTTTCTGAGGAAGATGGATCTATACGCTCCCCACCCATTCATTAACTAGTCAGTCGATTAGAAGACCGTTTTAAATTCTGAATTCACCAATTCTGAGTGGTGTGCGAGGCACTGGATGTTGTTTCTCTCCCTTCTGTAAATGAAGGtctgtccttatttttttttcttcagaaatcaATTCTTGCTTACTGATGCATCCCAGCTGCCACTGCCTTGAAGGATCTCTAGCGCATAGGCTCTGAATTACCCCAAGATGTTTAACCCATTCCCGAGAATCCAGTTtccccaaatgattttttttttcctgctgtagTGCGATACCTCAATGCCTATACTGGAATAGTGCTACTTCGATGCAGGAAGGAATTCTACCGGCTTGTGTGGTCAGCTCTTCCCTTTATCACATACTTGGAGAACAAAGGACACCATTACCCGTGTTTTCTCAACACCTTACACGTGGGAGGTATGGGTGCATGTGATATGTCTCATTTCCAATAGGTAACAAGTTCAGTGTTCAGTCTTCAGTGGTGGGTGGGTCTTCCTGCTCTCCTGCCAAGAGCAAGATACTTTTTCCTAGCTCTGCAAGACTCTTGAGGCAAACACTTTTCACAAGCTGTTGACCACAAAGCTCTTTCATGTGCCAGGTACAATCAGAACATGTCAGAAGTTCCTGATTCAGTACAACAGGAGACAGCTGTTGATCCTGTTGCAGAACTGCACTGATGAAGGTAAGGCACGCTAGCCCTGTGCCCACTGAGCAAGTGACTGGCCTCCTCCTCCAGCTGAATGAAAGGCCACTCCCAAAGACATCTTTAATCACCCGTACTGTACTTTCTTCAGGAGAACGAGAGGCTATCCAGAAGTCTGTCACAAGAAGCTGTTTACTAGAGGAGTCGTCGGCTGGGGAGGAGCTTTCAGACAGTGGTGGTGAGGAGGCTGCTGAGTCGATGGAGTGAACCTCTACAGACTGCCCTGTGCCCCAGCCTCAGGGCCCACTTGTTGGGACAGGACATTCTGGGAGGCAGCAGCATCTTCTGTACTTCTCAAACAGGATGACTGCTGACCAGAGGCCAAGTGACCAGCTCAAAATGGACTTATTTGCTTAAAACTAATCGAAGTCACCTTTACCCAGCATTGCCTGGTTAAGTGGTTCTGGAGGTTGTGAAGCCCCTGGAGTTATAGACATCTTTGTATCTAACTGCCTGGCTGAGAGCAggtttaataaatgtatttggcTTCTGTAGTATTTAGTGCGCATGTGAAGTTCATGCTTGGCCTAGTCTCTTTCACCCCTCCACCCTCGGCTGGAAAACTGGCTCCCCATGTGGTACTAGATGCACAGCCTCCCACTTGAAACCTTGTACCCCTGCCCCTAGGATGGGCCCTAAGTAATCCAGGTCATTCAGAGTAGCAGTTTTAGTGAGACACAGCAACTAAACTGGCACAGATCTATAGCTGGTCTCAGTACTGACCCACAGGACCTTAAGAATTCCAGATTCCTTGCCAATACTTAACTAGGTAACCTGACAAAAAATACAGTTCTTGCAGTTTTGAGTGGGGAAAAAACCTGGTCTCACCTGACCTCATTATTACAAAGTCAAGCAGCAGCTGCCAACTTCTGGTAGTTTTCCGCAGTTCCACCCTTCCCCATTGCCTTTTACCTGCCTGGTACCTGAAGGCAGGTGAGACAGTGCACTCACAGGAATTAGGAAGAAGAGACTATGATCAGTTTTGATCTGCTACCTATGAAAGACATTTCTAGGACCTATTTTCTCCTTAATGAAATGGACATCACTCAAAGTCccttaaatatttaacaaagatttgTGATTTTTTGCTTCACATGCCCCTTCATCCACCCAGAAGAGTTCCTGACCCAGGATCTCTTCCTTTTAAGAATGGGAGGTTAGAGTTAAACCCAGCTCAAGAACCCTTTAGGCCTGACCTAAAGGCATTACTCGAATTGCTCAAGCTCATAGTAGCTATTCATCTATTAAGAAgtataggtcttccctggtggcacagtggttgagagtccgcctgccgatgcagggaacacgggttcgtgccccagtccaggaagatcccacatgccgtggagcggctgggcccgtgggccatggccgctgagcctgcgcgtccggagcctgtgctccacaactggagaggccacaacagtgagaggcccacgtaccacaaaaaaaaaaaaaaaagtatatgtctagcgacttccctggtggtgcaaggGGTAAGCCTcagtgctcccaatacagggggcccaggtttgatccctggtcagggaactagatcccacatgcatgttgcaactaagagttcacatgccacaactaaggagcccgccagccacaactaagacccagtgcaaccaaacagataaatactaaaaaaaaaataaaaaaagctgcCCTGAAATCATCTTAAAGAAACCAGAATGCTCACAATGCTTGTGGAGGTGATTTATTCCAACTATTGGCCTTCATCGTCTATTACACCTAGAGGTTACTTTATTAAGCAGCAAAATAGTTCACATCAGCCAACTTCAGCTGAAACCAAGGCATAAGACTGCTCTAGGCAACAGGGAGGCAGTGGGCAAGCCCACCGCTTTTAAACCTGTCCTGCTCTTCCTCCGGGTGTGCCAGGCTCCTCTGTTCCTGTAACTCAGGCCACTGTCACTTGAAACAAGCTTGATCCAAAGGTTGCCAAGTCCCCAAGCTTCCTTCGTCAATGACAGTTACAGCTTTCCTTGCCAAACAGAAGCCACGTTCAAGAGGCAAAACCCTCCATCACACATGCCAGTGCAACCTGGGTCTGACACCACAGCGTGGTTATTTGTCAGAAGAAAAACTGCAATTTAAGCTGGGTGTCCTAAATCCATATTATTCCCATCCCTCTGTTTCTTAAAGATAACAAGAGGAGAACTGAACAGATAGAAAAGATTCAACTATTAGGTGTGCTGAAAGCATGGTGCCCTGACACAAGATGTCACAGCAGAGCAATGCTGTAACACTAACACTGATGTGGGCTGCTCCAAGGGACTCAAACTTAGTTCAGGTTGAGAAAAACTAACTACACATGGGTCAAAAAGACTAACCTGGCAACAAACTAAAAACCGTGGCAGGAAGAGATCTCTTGTGAGTGTCAATACTTTATTTTGGTGTGAAGACAGGAAGCTGGAAAATacactgtatttaaaattttcttggttCCCCCTCACATTGTGgaaaccccctccccccagagctAATC from Pseudorca crassidens isolate mPseCra1 chromosome 12, mPseCra1.hap1, whole genome shotgun sequence includes the following:
- the POP5 gene encoding ribonuclease P/MRP protein subunit POP5: MVRFKHRYLLCEVVSDDPRCRLSLEDRVLGGLIRDTIARVHGTFGAAACSIGFAVRYLNAYTGIVLLRCRKEFYRLVWSALPFITYLENKGHHYPCFLNTLHVGGTIRTCQKFLIQYNRRQLLILLQNCTDEGEREAIQKSVTRSCLLEESSAGEELSDSGGEEAAESME